A window from Candidatus Krumholzibacteriota bacterium encodes these proteins:
- a CDS encoding MlaD family protein has product MKFRSLELKVGVTVVAALFILIAGLMWFEGVKIGRKSYQIYAVFPMVGGISPGDAVNVNGVERGEVHNVKLLRDRVDVGMRIDTGTFIPEDSKVILQSHGLLGERVILIVRGTSEKAIQEGATLEGVYKPGISETFSSLSDVMDGLNDISENIGKISRILTGEGKLKRSIENLAVITDQLRSLISETSPDFKKSTEAFKSSSMRIDSILGRNSEKIERIIAGFDTTMGRMPVVVGRVDTLTALLVDISKGLKSSDSTAGTLLNDREFIDRLQSTVIELEELIEDIKKNPGKYLKLEIF; this is encoded by the coding sequence ATGAAATTCAGATCACTTGAATTGAAGGTGGGAGTTACCGTGGTTGCCGCCCTTTTTATCTTGATAGCCGGTCTTATGTGGTTTGAAGGGGTTAAAATCGGAAGGAAAAGCTATCAGATCTACGCCGTTTTTCCAATGGTTGGCGGAATCAGCCCCGGGGACGCCGTGAATGTAAATGGGGTTGAAAGGGGTGAAGTTCATAATGTCAAACTCTTAAGGGACAGGGTTGATGTGGGGATGAGAATAGACACGGGAACTTTTATTCCGGAGGATTCGAAAGTGATTTTACAATCTCACGGGCTTCTGGGCGAAAGGGTGATTCTGATAGTAAGGGGCACTTCGGAAAAAGCTATTCAGGAGGGCGCCACACTGGAAGGCGTTTACAAGCCCGGGATATCGGAAACATTCTCTTCCCTGAGCGATGTCATGGACGGGCTGAACGATATTTCAGAGAATATAGGGAAAATAAGCCGAATCCTGACCGGGGAAGGCAAATTGAAGAGATCAATAGAGAATCTCGCCGTTATAACAGATCAGCTGAGGAGTTTAATTTCAGAGACATCTCCCGACTTTAAGAAAAGCACGGAGGCTTTCAAGAGCTCGAGCATGAGAATAGATTCCATACTCGGAAGGAATTCAGAAAAAATAGAGAGGATAATTGCCGGGTTCGATACTACAATGGGCAGAATGCCGGTAGTGGTGGGGAGAGTGGACACATTAACGGCCCTTCTCGTTGATATATCCAAAGGACTGAAATCATCCGACTCTACGGCCGGAACGCTTTTGAATGACAGAGAGTTTATTGACCGTCTTCAGAGCACGGTGATTGAGCTCGAGGAACTGATAGAGGATATCAAGAAGAATCCGGGGAAGTATCTGAAATTGGAAATATTCTAA
- the ispD gene encoding 2-C-methyl-D-erythritol 4-phosphate cytidylyltransferase → MAKGGITCIIAGAGRGKRFGKEIPKSFFRIEGRTLLARSIESINIIDESIEFIVLVPSGWEEKAEEKLTAEVPDAKCRVIAGGNSRQQSVNIGLDEIKDARLILVHDACRPFVSPSLVRKVVDAGMESGAAVPVLQATETLARIRDERLEGIVPRERVVGIQTPQAFAPEIIREAYDTAEESIRTATDESSLVLAAGLPVKVVEGEIWNIKVTFKDDIKVALSFLTEKKLDLAESE, encoded by the coding sequence ATGGCTAAAGGCGGAATTACTTGCATTATAGCTGGAGCCGGAAGGGGAAAAAGATTCGGAAAGGAAATTCCTAAGAGTTTTTTCCGGATAGAGGGGAGAACCCTGCTGGCAAGATCGATAGAGAGTATTAACATAATTGATGAATCCATCGAATTTATTGTTCTCGTACCTTCAGGCTGGGAGGAGAAGGCGGAGGAGAAGCTCACAGCCGAAGTTCCTGACGCAAAATGCCGGGTGATTGCCGGAGGGAATTCCCGTCAGCAGTCGGTGAATATCGGTTTGGATGAAATAAAAGACGCCCGTCTCATTCTCGTTCATGACGCCTGCAGACCTTTTGTTTCGCCCAGTCTCGTCCGGAAGGTAGTAGATGCCGGCATGGAATCCGGGGCGGCCGTCCCGGTGCTTCAAGCAACCGAGACGCTCGCGAGAATAAGAGATGAAAGACTTGAAGGAATAGTGCCGCGCGAGAGGGTTGTCGGGATTCAAACCCCGCAGGCATTCGCCCCTGAAATTATAAGAGAGGCTTATGATACGGCTGAAGAAAGCATAAGAACAGCCACCGATGAAAGTTCTCTTGTCCTGGCCGCCGGCCTGCCGGTAAAGGTCGTCGAGGGTGAGATATGGAATATCAAAGTAACCTTCAAAGATGATATTAAAGTGGCTTTAAGTTTTCTGACAGAGAAGAAGCTCGATCTTGCTGAGTCAGAATGA
- the ispF gene encoding 2-C-methyl-D-erythritol 2,4-cyclodiphosphate synthase, translating into MGDEGYRVGIGYDIHPLTEGRDLILGGVEIEYHKGLDGHSDADVLSHAVGDALLGAANLEDLGRHFPESEEFRGLSSLIILEKISELISNAGFKIVNIDSIVNAENPRLASYRPEMTDNIARSLEIDRSAVSVKFTRGEGMGEVGRGKAMEARAVALLKND; encoded by the coding sequence GTGGGCGACGAAGGTTACAGGGTTGGTATCGGTTATGATATTCACCCTCTTACCGAGGGAAGAGATCTTATTCTCGGCGGTGTGGAAATAGAGTATCACAAGGGGCTTGACGGTCATTCTGACGCGGATGTGCTTTCCCATGCCGTGGGTGACGCCCTGCTCGGGGCGGCTAATCTGGAGGATCTTGGGCGGCATTTCCCCGAAAGTGAGGAGTTTCGGGGGCTTTCAAGTCTGATTATTCTTGAAAAGATATCAGAACTTATTTCAAACGCCGGATTCAAAATAGTCAATATCGATTCGATCGTAAACGCCGAGAATCCCCGTTTAGCTTCCTACCGTCCTGAAATGACAGATAATATAGCCCGTTCCCTTGAAATAGATCGCTCCGCGGTATCTGTTAAGTTTACGAGGGGGGAAGGTATGGGGGAGGTTGGAAGAGGAAAGGCAATGGAAGCAAGAGCGGTCGCGCTGCTTAAGAATGATTAA
- the gltX gene encoding glutamate--tRNA ligase — translation MEKVRVRFAPSPTGYLHVGGARTALFNWLFARHEGGSFILRIEDTDRKRSSAELETAMLEDIEWLGLKWDEGPGSGGDFGPYRQSERIDIYSDYAGRLVSERKAYPCFCSEELLARKKERMIKEGLPPRYDGTCRHLSAGEIEEKRKEGVPESTRFIVDAEKERRIKDIIRGDVVFPPGMVGDFVILRSNGLPTYNFAAAVDDALMKITHVIRGEEHLSNTLRQIMVYGALGMDIPEFAHIPLILGSDRSKLSKRHGAPNVRDYRRKGYPPDAVVNYLAMLGWSSPDQREIMGLESLISEFTLERVSESPSIFDVTKLDWVSAQNIRAGKAERYLESALKYFPEYFVERYKRGEIEKIFNVISENMSHFSEIETLILPFSPRKPEFSPEALETLAESGELIGYLIEGVENISEWTGENVRNVIKSSGKKAGVKGKDLYKPLRVALTGEEHGPDLSSIIMIKGKEDVLDSLKHAYSKSRR, via the coding sequence ATGGAAAAAGTAAGAGTTAGATTCGCGCCCAGTCCGACAGGTTATCTGCATGTCGGCGGCGCCAGAACCGCCCTCTTCAACTGGCTCTTCGCCAGGCACGAGGGAGGCAGTTTTATACTTCGTATAGAAGATACCGACAGGAAGCGCTCCAGCGCCGAGCTGGAAACGGCGATGCTTGAAGATATAGAATGGCTCGGCCTGAAGTGGGATGAAGGCCCGGGTTCAGGCGGCGATTTCGGTCCATATCGTCAGTCTGAAAGAATAGATATCTATAGTGATTACGCGGGTAGATTAGTCAGTGAAAGAAAGGCGTATCCCTGTTTTTGTTCCGAGGAGCTGCTGGCCCGCAAAAAAGAACGGATGATAAAGGAAGGCCTTCCGCCCAGGTATGACGGGACCTGCAGGCATCTGAGCGCCGGCGAGATAGAGGAAAAGAGAAAAGAAGGCGTTCCGGAAAGCACGCGCTTCATTGTAGATGCGGAAAAAGAAAGAAGGATTAAAGATATTATCAGGGGGGACGTTGTCTTTCCTCCGGGGATGGTGGGTGATTTCGTGATTCTAAGGTCAAACGGCCTTCCAACCTATAACTTCGCGGCCGCTGTCGACGACGCCCTTATGAAAATAACGCATGTTATAAGAGGAGAGGAGCATCTCTCTAATACACTCCGTCAGATAATGGTTTACGGAGCACTCGGCATGGATATACCGGAGTTTGCCCACATACCGCTTATTCTCGGTTCGGACAGGTCTAAGCTTAGCAAGAGGCACGGAGCTCCCAATGTCAGAGACTACAGAAGGAAGGGATACCCCCCGGACGCGGTCGTGAATTATCTTGCCATGCTCGGATGGTCGAGTCCGGATCAAAGGGAAATTATGGGGCTTGAGAGTCTGATAAGCGAGTTTACACTTGAGCGTGTCTCGGAAAGCCCGAGCATCTTCGATGTCACAAAGCTCGATTGGGTTTCCGCTCAGAATATACGCGCCGGTAAAGCGGAGAGGTATTTAGAGTCAGCCCTGAAGTATTTCCCCGAATATTTTGTGGAAAGATATAAACGCGGTGAGATTGAAAAGATCTTTAATGTGATTTCAGAGAATATGTCACACTTTTCGGAAATCGAGACCTTAATACTCCCCTTCTCGCCGCGGAAGCCGGAATTCAGCCCTGAGGCGCTGGAGACCCTGGCGGAAAGCGGAGAGCTGATAGGGTATCTAATTGAAGGAGTGGAAAATATATCTGAGTGGACGGGCGAAAATGTTAGAAATGTTATAAAAAGTTCAGGAAAGAAGGCGGGAGTTAAGGGAAAAGATCTCTATAAACCTTTAAGGGTTGCTTTGACCGGAGAAGAACATGGTCCCGATCTTTCTTCGATTATAATGATAAAGGGGAAAGAGGATGTGCTTGATTCTTTAAAGCACGCCTATTCGAAGAGCAGGAGATGA
- a CDS encoding D-alanine--D-alanine ligase yields the protein MEKNIRKLKVAVLLGGDSPERDVSLASGGEIIKALRGRGHEVFPVDSARPDGKYREGENSGIDTEPPEEVPRVDSAESLGWLRGEWTGRADLLFNALHGGAGEDGTVQALLETAGVVYTGAGILGSAIAMNKDLSKALMSQAGVQTAEHILYSCRQGAADKEIEKRIGEGIGFPVVVKPNSQGSSVGFSFVEKASELDGALKKGAEFGDKLIIERYIPGRELTVAVVGGEAFPPVEIIPEGGFYNYKCKYTKGSSEYVVPAEIEPACAESLKTQALIAYNTLLCRDYARVDFRVDSESGIFCLELNTLPGMTQLSLVPMAAGQAGIPFDMLIEKICLLALERSGKK from the coding sequence TTGGAAAAAAATATAAGAAAACTTAAAGTGGCGGTACTTCTCGGCGGTGATTCGCCGGAGAGGGATGTATCCTTAGCCAGCGGCGGTGAAATAATAAAGGCCCTGCGCGGGCGCGGGCACGAAGTCTTTCCCGTCGACTCTGCTCGTCCGGATGGAAAATACCGCGAAGGGGAAAATTCAGGGATTGACACGGAACCTCCCGAAGAGGTTCCGCGGGTTGACTCCGCTGAGTCGCTGGGCTGGCTTCGCGGCGAGTGGACTGGGCGCGCGGATCTGCTTTTTAACGCGCTTCACGGCGGAGCCGGAGAAGACGGCACCGTGCAGGCTCTTCTCGAGACCGCCGGCGTTGTATACACGGGGGCCGGGATTCTGGGGAGCGCCATAGCGATGAACAAGGATCTATCGAAAGCCCTTATGAGCCAAGCCGGTGTACAGACAGCTGAACATATTCTTTACAGTTGCCGGCAAGGCGCGGCAGACAAAGAGATAGAGAAGAGGATAGGAGAAGGAATCGGATTCCCCGTTGTTGTAAAACCTAACTCTCAGGGATCAAGCGTGGGTTTTTCCTTTGTAGAGAAGGCTTCCGAGCTGGACGGGGCGCTGAAAAAGGGAGCCGAGTTCGGAGATAAACTCATAATAGAGAGGTATATTCCCGGAAGAGAATTGACCGTAGCTGTCGTAGGCGGGGAGGCTTTCCCCCCGGTTGAGATTATTCCCGAGGGAGGATTCTATAATTACAAATGTAAATACACAAAAGGAAGCAGCGAATATGTTGTGCCGGCAGAGATAGAGCCTGCTTGCGCTGAAAGCTTGAAAACCCAGGCTTTAATTGCCTACAATACTCTTCTGTGCCGTGATTACGCGAGGGTGGATTTCAGGGTCGACAGCGAGAGCGGGATCTTCTGCCTTGAGCTTAACACCCTTCCCGGAATGACCCAGCTGAGTCTCGTGCCCATGGCGGCCGGTCAGGCCGGCATACCTTTTGACATGCTGATTGAGAAGATATGTCTTCTGGCTCTTGAGAGAAGCGGAAAAAAGTGA
- a CDS encoding M42 family metallopeptidase: MDRIEKMMKEFTETAGVSGAEEEVFALMEKHLGKVASIEKCGLGSFVGRLKKGRKKPRVMIAGHMDEVGLMVSHFSGSFIKFNKIGGWWAPRLLGLQVRIKTSKGWINGVIASKSPFHMEAEERKKEIKAKDLYIDIGLTGDEKPEDLGVMPGDPVVPDTEFLPLNGGRTYLAKAWDNRIGCMAVVEALKKLSSVDPPCGVYGVGTVQEEVGLRGAVTSGHYVNPDVALAVDVGIAQDIPGAPEGGMEKLGGGVSICVYDASLIPNRKLRDLVVSTAEKKKIPYHFSSISVGGTDGGKLHMDRSGVPAIVFGIPTRYIHSGAGILDRSDFDNAVKLIVEVVKSLDEETVRNLI; encoded by the coding sequence ATGGATCGGATAGAGAAGATGATGAAGGAATTTACCGAAACGGCGGGTGTCTCAGGAGCTGAAGAAGAGGTCTTCGCGCTGATGGAGAAGCATCTCGGAAAGGTTGCCTCGATTGAAAAATGTGGTCTCGGCTCATTCGTCGGGCGTCTTAAGAAGGGGCGCAAGAAGCCGAGGGTTATGATCGCCGGCCATATGGATGAAGTGGGACTTATGGTTTCTCATTTCTCGGGCTCTTTCATTAAATTCAATAAGATCGGAGGATGGTGGGCACCGCGGCTTCTCGGACTTCAGGTGAGGATAAAGACAAGCAAGGGCTGGATAAACGGAGTAATTGCCTCTAAGAGTCCGTTTCATATGGAGGCGGAAGAAAGAAAAAAAGAGATAAAAGCGAAAGATCTCTATATAGATATAGGGCTTACGGGTGACGAAAAACCTGAAGATCTGGGTGTAATGCCCGGAGATCCAGTTGTTCCAGACACAGAATTTCTCCCTCTAAACGGGGGCAGGACCTATCTGGCGAAGGCCTGGGATAACAGGATTGGATGTATGGCCGTTGTGGAAGCCTTAAAAAAACTCAGCTCTGTTGATCCGCCCTGCGGGGTTTACGGTGTGGGAACTGTTCAGGAAGAAGTAGGTTTGAGAGGAGCTGTTACAAGCGGACATTATGTGAATCCCGATGTGGCTCTGGCCGTCGATGTGGGGATAGCTCAGGACATTCCCGGAGCTCCCGAAGGCGGTATGGAAAAGCTCGGAGGCGGGGTGTCGATCTGTGTGTACGACGCTTCTCTTATTCCAAACCGTAAGCTCAGAGACCTGGTTGTCTCGACAGCTGAGAAGAAGAAAATACCGTATCATTTCAGCTCTATATCGGTAGGCGGCACTGACGGCGGCAAATTGCACATGGACAGGTCCGGCGTTCCCGCCATTGTTTTCGGAATCCCGACCCGTTATATTCACAGCGGCGCCGGAATATTGGATCGAAGTGATTTTGATAATGCCGTAAAGCTGATAGTCGAAGTTGTTAAATCTCTGGATGAGGAAACAGTCCGGAATCTTATTTAG
- the cysS gene encoding cysteine--tRNA ligase, with protein MALKVYNRFTGRKEEFKPVEKGKAGIYFCGLTVQGKPHMGHMLAFVSGDIIRRYLMFKGYDVTYVQNFTDVDDKIIKKANDEGIAFKDLAERNIDEYFRCARLLGILPADVYPKATEHIDDIIELVRKLEEKGYAYESQGDVYFRVRKFKEYGKLSGRKIDDLKVGARIAAGENKEDPLDFTLWKAAKEDEPAWDSPWGRGRPGWHIECSAMSMKYLGQTLDMHGGGEDLIFPHHENEIAQSESATGRNFVNYWMHNGLLNLRGEKMSKSTQHFFSIDEVNREFSGDVIRFYLISTHFRSRAEFSRELMREAEAGLERIRNACMYLDECFSRGGGSGTSGKGEKALKLAEVTGEVRDKFLGAMDDDFNSAEAVGHIFHLVREINRVKNSSGTDLAEHPAVVKKLTDTMNMFNDILGLFAEGLPAAGYDIPEEVLELVRKREKARERKEFEEADALRDKIKEMGYIVEDSAEGSKVKPRTNE; from the coding sequence ATGGCTCTAAAGGTGTACAATAGATTTACCGGCAGAAAGGAAGAGTTTAAACCTGTTGAAAAGGGGAAGGCCGGTATTTATTTCTGCGGGTTGACCGTACAGGGAAAGCCGCATATGGGTCATATGCTTGCTTTTGTCTCCGGCGATATCATCAGGCGTTATCTTATGTTCAAAGGGTATGACGTGACTTACGTCCAGAATTTCACCGATGTTGACGATAAGATAATAAAGAAAGCCAATGACGAGGGCATTGCTTTTAAGGACCTCGCCGAGAGAAATATAGATGAATATTTTCGTTGCGCCCGCCTTCTGGGCATATTGCCCGCTGATGTTTATCCGAAAGCCACAGAGCATATAGATGATATAATCGAACTCGTCAGGAAATTGGAAGAAAAAGGGTATGCCTATGAATCACAGGGTGATGTCTACTTTCGCGTCAGAAAGTTCAAAGAGTACGGAAAACTCTCGGGCAGAAAGATAGACGACCTTAAGGTCGGCGCGAGGATCGCGGCTGGAGAGAACAAGGAAGACCCGCTTGATTTTACTCTCTGGAAAGCTGCCAAGGAGGATGAACCGGCATGGGATTCCCCGTGGGGCAGGGGGCGTCCGGGATGGCATATTGAATGTTCCGCCATGTCGATGAAGTACCTCGGTCAGACTTTAGATATGCACGGCGGCGGGGAGGATCTTATCTTTCCTCATCATGAAAACGAAATAGCCCAGAGCGAATCGGCAACGGGAAGGAATTTCGTGAATTACTGGATGCACAACGGGCTTTTGAACCTACGCGGCGAGAAAATGTCTAAATCAACACAGCATTTCTTCTCAATAGACGAGGTAAACAGGGAGTTTTCAGGGGATGTAATCCGTTTTTATCTTATTTCAACACATTTCCGCAGTAGAGCCGAATTCAGCAGAGAGCTTATGCGGGAAGCCGAAGCGGGGCTGGAGAGGATCAGGAATGCCTGTATGTATCTCGATGAATGCTTCAGCCGCGGCGGCGGTTCAGGCACCTCAGGCAAAGGGGAAAAGGCGCTGAAGCTGGCTGAGGTCACAGGCGAGGTGCGGGATAAGTTTCTGGGGGCGATGGATGATGATTTTAACAGCGCCGAGGCGGTAGGCCACATTTTTCATCTGGTACGCGAGATCAACAGGGTCAAGAACTCCTCCGGGACAGACCTCGCGGAACATCCCGCCGTGGTTAAGAAGCTGACAGACACTATGAATATGTTTAATGATATTCTCGGTCTCTTCGCAGAAGGTCTTCCCGCCGCGGGATATGATATTCCGGAAGAAGTTTTAGAGCTCGTTCGGAAGAGAGAAAAGGCGAGAGAAAGAAAAGAGTTCGAAGAAGCTGACGCGCTTAGGGACAAAATAAAAGAGATGGGTTATATCGTGGAGGACAGCGCCGAAGGCTCCAAGGTTAAACCCCGCACAAATGAATAG
- a CDS encoding archaeosortase/exosortase family protein: MKSKLADKRGSEKKRIFRREFSLFIFSFFSIWILSYILVRMNPSITSRLQNIVSKEIAFFLKLMRYDFDLRGSVFIFQTSHGIEKMSVIAECTGLYTTMIFLSIIGAFPARNSGKLIGILIGIPAIHILNMLRMIFISLILYHKRSLFGFFHGYLWQVGFVVFMLILVFLWMNKFARFEKPESAGEKK; encoded by the coding sequence TTGAAATCCAAGCTGGCCGATAAACGGGGATCTGAAAAGAAAAGGATTTTCAGAAGGGAATTTTCCCTGTTTATTTTCTCATTCTTTTCGATATGGATCCTCTCCTACATACTTGTTCGGATGAACCCCTCCATCACATCGCGCCTTCAGAATATTGTATCAAAAGAAATCGCCTTTTTCCTCAAACTGATGCGGTATGATTTTGATTTAAGGGGAAGCGTCTTTATATTTCAGACATCTCACGGAATTGAAAAAATGAGTGTAATAGCTGAATGCACGGGGCTTTATACCACGATGATATTCCTGTCGATTATCGGGGCGTTTCCGGCAAGAAACAGCGGAAAACTAATCGGCATTCTGATCGGCATTCCCGCCATCCATATTCTGAATATGCTCAGGATGATATTTATCTCTCTTATCCTTTACCATAAGAGATCGCTGTTTGGTTTTTTTCACGGATACTTATGGCAGGTCGGGTTTGTCGTTTTCATGCTTATACTGGTATTTCTGTGGATGAATAAATTCGCCCGGTTCGAAAAACCAGAAAGCGCCGGCGAGAAAAAATGA
- a CDS encoding patatin-like phospholipase family protein — protein MIFGKKKIGLALAGGGAKGLAHIGLLEVLEKNKIPVDVISGTSIGAIIGANYALEPDIGKLKQTAFSLVKSEMYKDLKLDRLRPSRENNWFDRIRNKARSRVTFAEALLKPSLISEEPVKRFFDEFYNEKKFEDTEIPFAAVALDLVSGEDVIFREGLIKDALRASTAIPGIFPAVEMGSKLLVDGGVTANDPVLAARELGADVVIGIIFGYDPRPVGRLRNSMDVILRGDQLAKLKLFRMLISKADYVVEIDTGDMHWTDFGRLEECIEKGSEAAKRNIDGLRKATGGNFFRSYFKLR, from the coding sequence ATGATATTTGGAAAAAAGAAGATAGGTCTAGCGCTGGCGGGCGGCGGAGCAAAAGGACTCGCTCATATCGGCTTACTTGAAGTTCTTGAGAAAAACAAGATACCTGTCGATGTTATCTCCGGTACAAGCATAGGGGCGATTATTGGAGCGAATTACGCCCTCGAGCCGGATATCGGCAAGTTGAAGCAAACGGCCTTTTCACTCGTTAAATCTGAAATGTACAAGGATTTGAAACTTGACAGATTGAGACCGAGCAGGGAGAACAACTGGTTTGACAGGATCAGAAACAAGGCCAGATCGAGGGTTACCTTTGCTGAAGCGCTCTTAAAGCCTTCACTTATTTCAGAGGAGCCTGTAAAGAGATTTTTCGATGAATTCTATAATGAAAAAAAATTTGAAGACACAGAGATTCCCTTCGCCGCCGTAGCGCTCGATCTGGTATCCGGGGAAGATGTGATATTCAGGGAGGGGTTGATAAAGGACGCTCTCAGGGCAAGCACGGCGATTCCGGGAATATTCCCGGCTGTAGAGATGGGGAGCAAGTTGCTTGTGGACGGCGGAGTGACGGCTAATGATCCGGTACTCGCGGCGAGGGAACTGGGCGCCGATGTAGTTATCGGAATTATTTTCGGGTATGACCCCCGCCCGGTGGGAAGGCTTAGAAACTCTATGGATGTTATCCTGAGGGGTGACCAGCTGGCAAAGTTGAAACTGTTCAGGATGCTCATTAGCAAAGCCGATTATGTAGTTGAAATTGACACGGGAGATATGCACTGGACAGATTTCGGAAGGCTCGAAGAGTGCATCGAGAAGGGAAGTGAGGCTGCGAAAAGAAATATTGACGGATTGCGAAAGGCAACGGGCGGAAATTTCTTCAGGAGTTATTTCAAGCTGAGATAA